AGTATTCAAGGAGTCGAGTTCAATCTTGATGTTCGGATTTTTAGCCTCGTAATCAGCTACGATCCGCTTCAGCATGGCGTCCTTGGGATCCGTGGGGTCAGTAAAGATATTTTGGAACGTAATCGTAATTTTCTCCTGCTTTGTCTGCCCGGTTCCCCCCGTATCGTTAGAAGCAGTGTTTGATCCGGCCGCATCTTTAGATGTGGATCCTCCACCGCCGCATGCCGTTAAGCTGACAGCCAGGATGCCCGCCATTACTAAGGAAAGAACATTCGACTTCTTTAACATTCGTAATCCCCCTTGTTTATTTGGATAGCTCCATTATCCCTTGGTCATGACAGCCCTTACAATGCGTGAACTTAAGATATTATGTTTGCTTTCTTTAGAATGTTGCATATCTTCAACAGAAACAACCGTCCGGGACAAGCCCGGACGGTTCGTATAAGTAAAAGCCGAGATTTTTTTAAGCTATATACGAGAATCGCTATCGCGGAACATGTTCCTGTAAATTCTGGGAAACAAATATATGGTGAAACCTTTTATTTACTTCACACGTCGTAAACCTAAGAACAAGAAATAACAATACCAATACACATCAAGGAGAGTATACACCATGAAAAAACAATCTTTCGTTCTTATGCTAGCAATCGTGTTAACTCTAGCGCTTAGCGCATGTTCCAACAATGAGGCGGCACCGATCGAATCAACTGTACCAGTAAAAGAAATGGTTGATAAGATGATTACAGAAGTAGAGCAACCGTCATTAATGGAGCTAGATGCAGATTCAGTGAAACAGCAATACCATTTAGATCCTGCCTTACTTGAGGATTATACCGTTAGGATTCCGATGATGAATGTGAAGACGAACGAAATTTCTGTCTTAAAAGTCAAGGATGAGAAAGACATCCCGACTATCGAGACCGCTATTAAACAATGTGCAGCAGACGTGCAAAAACAATTCGAAACATACCTTCCAGACCAATACGAGAATGCCAAGAATTATAAGCTTGTTACGAAAGGCAACTATCTGTTATTCGTTATTTCCGAAGACGCTGATGAGCTTGTGAAGTCATTCGATAGTTTCTTTGTTCAAAAGTAATCTTCCATGCTATTCAGCAGCCTACTGTTCCTATTCGTGTTCTTGCCGTTCGTCCTTGCGCTGTATTACATTTCGCCTTGGCGAATTAAAAATCTGATCTTATTCTTAAGCAGCCTCATCTTCTATGCGTGGGGCGAACCCGTATACATTGTCATCATGTTGCTATCCACCATTACAGATTACAGCTTCGGTCTACTACTCAGTAGGCCGAAGCTAAGTGCTGTTCAACGGAAGTGGATTGTCGTATGTTCCGTTGTCGTAAATCTGGGATTGCTATCGTACTTCAAATACGCAGATTTTCTTATTCTGAATGTGAATGAACTACTTGGAACGAATATCCCTTTAACAGAGCTACCGCTCCCGATCGGCATATCATTCTATACGTTTCAATCTATGTCCTACATCATTGATGTATATCGCGGAACGGCAAAAGCGCAGCGTAATTGGATTGACTTTGGGACGTTCGTCGCCTTGTTTCCGCAATTGGTTGCGGGTCCAATAATTCAATACAATACAATCGCAGAGCAATTACGTAAGCGTTCGGTGAATATCGAGAAGTTTGCGGAAGGGGTCAGGCGCTTCACGATTGGACTGGCCAAAAAGGTGCTACTTGCCAATAATATAGGACTACTCTGGGATACCATCTCTAGGTCTGACCTCGATACCATGCCTGTATTAACGGCTTGGCTAGGTATTATTGCTTTTGCTTTTCAAATCTACTTCGACTTTAGTGGTTATTCCGATATGGCTATTGGACTTGGTCTAATGTTCGGATTTCAATTTAACGAGAACTTCAACAAGCCTTATACCGCCCAGAGCATTACTGACTTCTGGCGCAGATGGCATATTTCTCTTAGCAGTTGGTTCCGTGATTACGTCTACATCCCGCTTGGTGGTAATCGCCGAGGACTTGGCATTCAATTGCGCAATATTCTAGTCGTATGGATACTTACAGGTATTTGGCATGGAGCAAGTTGGAATTTCTTATTATGGGGGTTGTACTTCGGCGTTATTCTCATCATCGAAAAATGGTGGGGTTTACGGTTACTGAGTCGCTTACCACGCTTCGTAAGACACATCTATGCACTTTTACTTATCCTCATTGGATGGGTGTT
Above is a window of Paenibacillus uliginis N3/975 DNA encoding:
- a CDS encoding DUF4358 domain-containing protein; translated protein: MKKQSFVLMLAIVLTLALSACSNNEAAPIESTVPVKEMVDKMITEVEQPSLMELDADSVKQQYHLDPALLEDYTVRIPMMNVKTNEISVLKVKDEKDIPTIETAIKQCAADVQKQFETYLPDQYENAKNYKLVTKGNYLLFVISEDADELVKSFDSFFVQK
- a CDS encoding MBOAT family O-acyltransferase; protein product: MLFSSLLFLFVFLPFVLALYYISPWRIKNLILFLSSLIFYAWGEPVYIVIMLLSTITDYSFGLLLSRPKLSAVQRKWIVVCSVVVNLGLLSYFKYADFLILNVNELLGTNIPLTELPLPIGISFYTFQSMSYIIDVYRGTAKAQRNWIDFGTFVALFPQLVAGPIIQYNTIAEQLRKRSVNIEKFAEGVRRFTIGLAKKVLLANNIGLLWDTISRSDLDTMPVLTAWLGIIAFAFQIYFDFSGYSDMAIGLGLMFGFQFNENFNKPYTAQSITDFWRRWHISLSSWFRDYVYIPLGGNRRGLGIQLRNILVVWILTGIWHGASWNFLLWGLYFGVILIIEKWWGLRLLSRLPRFVRHIYALLLILIGWVLFTFDQLPMVRGYLQAMMGFNHQPLLDNTTLYFAYTNAILIIVLVIASMPRKQPTKHETRHLLSLVWYGLLFFLSVAYLVDATFNPFLYFRF